Below is a window of Pseudomonas eucalypticola DNA.
TCGACGATCTCCGGGTCGCGGCCAACGATGATGGTGTCGGTATGGTGACGGGCGTGGCTCCAGCGCCATACCTGGGGCTCGAACATGATCATGAAGCTGGCCAGGTGATAAACCGCGTCGTTCAACCAGCGGGTCTTGAACGCGGTGCCATGCCCGCACTCATGCCAGCGGGCGTTGGCTGCGCTGCCATACAGCACACCGTAGGCGAAGAAGAATGGCACGCAGGCCCAACTGCCCCACAGCCAGCAGCCTGCCCCGCCGGTGACCAGCAGCGCCAGCAACCACAGGCCGGTGTCGCGCAGGGCCGGGCCGTCGCGGCGTTGCATCAGTGCTTTCATTTGTTTACGCGGTACTGGCGACTGGTACCAGGTGGCCGAAGCCAGCCCTTGCTCCACGGCGCGGGCAGCCTGGTCGCCGGTCAGGCGGTAATCGCGGCGCGCGGGCCGGGCACGGCGTTCGAACGCTGCACTGTAGTCGGACATGGTGTTGTTCTCCGCAGGCGTAAGGGGTGGGCGTGCCGGCCTTTGCTGCGGCCGGCTCGCCTGGACTCACCTTAGGTCTGCGCAGGGTTGCCCTCAATGCCTTGAAGACATTCACTCTCAAGCTATCATCGCAAGGGATGAGCGCTTGAGGGTTTTCTATCAAGCCATGACGCCAGGGCCCCCATGAACAAAAACAAACGCCCCACCATCGCCACCGTCGCCGCCCAAGCGGGCCTGAGCGTGGCCACCGTCGACCGGGTGCTCAACGCCCGCGCGCCGGTCAATGCCGAGACCGCCGAGCGCGTGTTTCACGCCGCCGAAGCGGTGGGCTATTTCGCCGCGCGGCTGATTGGCCAGCGCATCCACGAACGCAAGCCCGCCTACCGTTTTGGCGTGCTGTTGCTGGGCACCGCCCAGGCGTTCTACGGGCAACTGCAACGCGCCATCGAAGACGCCGCCCGGCGCTACGGCGCGGCGAACCTCAATTGCCAGTTCGACCACGTGACCGACCGCAGCCCGGCCGCCATCATCGGCCAGATCGAACGGCTGGCCGTGCAGTGCGACGCCCTGGCGGTCGTGAGTTTCAGTGACCCGCGCATCAACGCCTGCATCGAGCAGATGCGCGCCGCCGGGGTGCCCATCGTGGCGTTGCTGTCGGACGTGGACGAACAGGGCCGCACCCCCTACGTCGGCCTCGACAACCGCCAGGTGGGACGCACCATGGGCTGGCTGTTGGCAAACCTGTGCGGAACACGTCGGGGCAGCGTCGGGGTACTGCTGGGCGGGTACCGGTTTCTCTGCCACCAGGTAAGGGTGCAGGCCTTGTACGACTACCTGGCCGCCGAGGCACCCGGCCTGACGTTGCTTGACCCATTGATCAACCTGGACAACGACCAGCTCACCGAAGAAGCTACCCTGGACCTGCTCGCCCGCTACCCGGACCTGTGCGGGCTATGCGTGGCGGGGGGCGGTGGCGACGGGGTGATCAGTGCGCTGCGCCAGCGCCCGGGCCAGCGGGGCCTGTGCAGCATCGTCCAGGAGTCGACGCCCCTTTCGCGTCAGGCCATGGCCGACGGCGTGCTCAGCCTGGTCATCGACTCCCAGCCGCAGCCGATTGCCCAGGCCCTGATCGATGTGCTGGTGGGCTTGCAGCAGGCCCCCGACTTCGATGCCGCACGCCAGCGGGTATTCGTGCCGTTGCAGATCATCACCCGGGAAAACATGGGGTGCTGATGCCTGCAACCGCGACTCGGCCCGCCTTCAACGCAACTGGGCGATAGCGCTGGCGACGGCGGCGACGTTGTGCTCGTTCAGCCCGGCCAGGCACAGGCGGCCGCTGTCGACCAGGTAGATGCCGGCGTCTTCACGCAAGCTGCGCACCTGCTCCACGCTCAGCCCGGTGTAGCTGAACATGCCCTGCTGATGCAGCAGGTAGTCGTGGCGGCCGTCCGGGTATTCGTCGCGCAGCAGCGACGCCAGTTGCGTACGCATGGCCTGGATGCGCACGCGCATCTGCTCCACTTCCGCCAGCCATTGGGCGCGCAGGTGTGCGTCGCCCAGCACCCCGGCCACCAGACGGGCGCCGTGGCTGGGCGGGCTCGAATAGTTGCGGCGCACGGTGGCCTTCAATTGGCCCTGGACATTGGCCGCGGTTACCGCGTCGCCACACACCACCGACAGGCCACCGACGCGCTCACCGTAGAGCGAGAAGATCTTCGAGAACGAATTGCTCACCACCAGGGTCAACCCGGCATCCGCCATGGCACGTATGGCGTAGGCATCCTGCTCCATGCCCTGGCCCAGGCCCTGGTAGGCCGTGTCCAGAAACGCAATCAGCTGACGTTCGGCCAACACCTTCACCACCTCATCCCACTGTGCGGTGCTGAGGTCGGCGCCCGTGGGGTTGTGGCAGCACGGGTGCATCAGCACGATGCTGTGGGCTGGCAGCGTGGCAAGGGTCGCACACAGCGCGGCAAAATCGACGCCACCGGTGGCGGCATCGAAATAGGGATAGGTGTTGACGGTGAACCCGGCACCACCGAACAGCGCGTGGTGGTTTTCCCAGGTCGGGTTGCTGACCCATACCTGGGACTCGGGGAACCACTGGCGCAGGAAGTCGGCACCGACTTTCAGGGCTCCCGAGCCTCCCACGGTCTGGAGAGTGGCGACTCGACGTTCCTCCAGCACGGCTGCCTGCTCGCCGAACAGCAGCCGTTGCACCTGGGCGCAATAGTCGGCCAGGCCGTCCATGGGCAAGTACAGCGACGGGCCCTGCTCGCTCGCCAACCACCGGCGCTGAGCCTCGGCCACCGATGGCAATTGCGGAATACGCCCCTGGGCGTCGTAGTACAGGCCGATGCTCAGGTTGACCTTCGCGGGCCGCGGGTCGGCCTGGTAGGCCTCCATCAGCGACAGGATGGGGTCGCCGGCATAGGGGCGGACGTGTTCGAGCATGGTGGACTCCAGACAGTGGGTAAACATTTCAGGCGCAATAACGACCCGCGCGGTGGTTGAAAGCGATGATCAGGTTCAGCACCACCGCGCCCACCACCGAAATGGCCAGCAGCCAGGGTGCCACGGCGGTCAGCGACCCCGCCAGTATCAGCACATCGGCGCCCATCTGCAGCCAGCCGGCACGCCAGCCAAAACGCTGCTGCAGGTACAGGGCCAGGATGTTGATGCCGCCCAGGCTGGCGCGGTGGCGAAACAGGATGAGGAAACCGCTGCCCAGAATGATGTTGCCCACCAGCGCTGCATACAGCGGCTGGATGTGCGCCAGGCTGATCACCCCGTGCAGATGATCGGAGAACACCGACACCAGCGCAATACAGGTGAACGTCTTGAGGGTGAACGCCCACCCCATGCGGCGCACCGCCAGGTAATAGAACGGCAGGTTGAGCACGAAGTAGCTCAGGCCGAAGGCATACCCCAACGCGTAATGCAGCAGCAGCGCCACACCGGCCATGCCGCCAGTCATGATGCCGCCGTCGCGCAGCAACAGCAGGCCGAAGGAGATCATCACCGTGCCCACCAGCATCGCCAGGCAATCTTCGACGCGGCTATGGGGGCATGGAGGGGCAATGGCTGTGTTCATGGTTCGCTCGATCATCAGGTGGTCACGGGCGGCAGGCAAGCGATGCCGCAATCGAGCGCGAAACTATCAAAACACGAACGGAATGTGTATTTAAAATTGAATTAATGCGAGATTCGCGCATTGAAATCAAATTTTCCGCTCATTTCGAGTGCAGAAAATCGCTGCCAGCCCCTTTTCGGTGCAGTTTCAGCTGCCCGCGATCCCCGCTTCCTTGATGCGTTGCAGCACCACCGCGGTCTTGATATGGCTGGTGCTGCCGTTGTTGGTGAGGCGCCCCATCAAGGCATTCAATTCATTCAAATCCGCTACCGCCACCTTCAGCGAATAGTCGGCATCGCCGGTGGTCTTGTAGGTGTCGATGATCGCGGTTTCCCCCTGCACGAACGCCTCGAACGCGCTGGATTGCGCCAGTGTGTGGCCCACCAGGCGCACGTCCATCATCGCCACCATCTGGGTGTTCATGGCCTGGGGCGCCAAGCGTGCGTGGTAGCCCAGGATCAGCCCGGCCTGCTCAAGGGCAATACGCCGCCGCGAGCACTGGGACGCCGACAGCCCCACCAGCTCGCTGAGGTCCTGGTTGGTCAGGCGGCCGTTAGCCTGCAGCAGGGTCAGAATCTTCAGGTCGAAATCGTCGATGGCAGACATGGCCAAGGCTCCGTGGCACAGGGAATCGGGCCAGCAGGTTACCAGCACCGGCGCCGTCGCGCCCCTGCCTGGCACCTGAATTGCAAACGAGCCCTGCAAGACGTCACGCAGGGCATCGGCCAATGCCCGCCTCCCTTCTGATCAGGACATCGCCATGAGCCAGTCACCCGCCTCATCGTTGCACCGGGGCTTGAAGAACCGTCATATCCAGTTGATTGCCCTGGGCGGCGCCATCGGCACCGGGCTGTTCCTGGGCATCGCCCAGACCATCACCATGGCCGGCCCCTCGGCCATTCTCGGCTATGCCATCGCCGGCATCGTGGCCTTCATGATCATGCGCCAGTTGGGCGAGATGGTGGTCGAGGAGCCCGTGAGCGGCAGCTTCAGCCACTTTGCCCATCGTTACTGGGGCCCCTTCGCCGGGTTCATGTCCGGGTGGAACTACTGGGTGCTGTACGTCCTGGTCGGCATGGCCGAACTGACCGCGGTGGGCCTCTATGTGCAGTACTGGTGGCCCGGTATTCCGACCTGGGCGTCGGCGGCGGTGTTCTTCGTGCTGGTCAACCTGGTCAACCTCACCCACGTCAAATGCTACGGCGAAGTGGAGTTCTGGTTTTCCCTGATCAAGGTGGTGGCCATCGTCAGCATGATCCTGTTCGGGGGGTGGTTGCTGGCCACCGGCACCGGGGGTGAGCAGGCCGCCATCAGTAACCTGTGGGCCCACGGCGGGTTCTTTCCCCATGGCCTGGGAGGGCTGGCGATGGCCATGGCGGTGATCATGTTCTCCTTTGGCGGGCTGGAGCTGGTCGGCATCACCGCCGCCGAGGCGGATGACCCCAAGCGCAGCATTCCCACGGCCACCAACCAGGTGATCTGGCGCATCCTGCTGTTCTACATCGGCGCCCTGACAGTGCTGCTGTCGCTGTACCCCTGGGAAAAGGTCGTGACCGGGGGCAGCCCCTTCGTGCTGATCTTCCATGCCCTGGACAGCAACATCATTGCCTCGCTGCTCAACGCCGTGGTGCTGACCGCGGCCTTGTCGGTCTACAACAGCTGCGTGTTCAGCAACAGCCGCATGCTGTTCGGCCTGGCGCGCCAGGGCAATGCCCCGGCGACGGTGCTGCGGGTGAACCGCCGGGGGGTGCCGGTGGTAGCGCTGGGCGTGTCATCGGTGGCCACCGGTGTGTGCGTGGTGCTCAACTACCTGATGCCGGGCGATGCCTTCGGTTTGCTGATGGCCCTGGTGGTATCGGCGCTCGTACTCAACTGGGTGGTGATCAGCATCACGCACTTGAAGTTCAAGCGTCATCAACAGCGCCAGGGCGGCGTCTCCATCTACCCTAGCTGGGGTTACCCACTGACCAATTACCTGACCCTGGCGTTTCTGGCCGGCGTGCTGCTGGTGATGTTCCTGACCCCAGGCATGCGCTTGTCGGTGTACCTGATACCGGTATGGCTGGGGCTGCTGGCGGTGGCTTACCGGCTGCGCCGCGCGCAACCGCTGGCAAGCCCGGTACCGGCCTGACCGGTAGCGGTGGCCAGGCCAGATGAAATTCACCGGGTGCCTGAACAAAGGCATCCACGGCCCCGGCAACCCGGCTACGCTCTGTGTTTTAGACTGACTTTGCAGGAATACCACGTTGGCAACCATCTGCTCGAGCGGCCTGGATACCGGCTTCGCCTCCCTTGATTATGTGCAAATCGGCATTCTGGGGGTTATCCAGGGCATTTCCGAACTGCTGCCCATTTCTTCCACCGCGCACATGCGCATCGTGCCCGCCCTGCTCGGCTGGCCCGACCCGGGCTCGGCGTTTTCGGCGGCCATGCAGTTGGCCGCGCTGGCGGCGGTGCTCAGTTACTTCTGGAGCGACGTACAACAAGTGGTCAGCGGCAGCGTCAATGCGGTCCAGCGGCGTGACTTCAATGACCGCTGGTTCGTGCTGGCGGTGGCGATTGTGCTGGCCACCGTGCCCATCGTGATTGCCGGGGTGGCGCTGGCGCCGATCCTCAATGCCTGCAATTCGCCGCTGCGCGGCCTGCTGGTGATCGGCGGCGCCTGCCTGGTGATGGCGGCGCTGTTGGCAGCGTCCGAATTGACCTGCCGCCACCGTCGCACCGTGGAGCAGATGCGCCTGCGCGACGCGCTGATCGTCGGGCTGGCCCAGGTGGGCGCCCTGATCCCTGGGGTGTCGCGCTCGGGCTCGACCTTGACCGCGGCATTGTTTCTGAATTTCAAGCGTGAAGAAGCGGCGCGCTTTTCCTTCCTGCTGGGTATCCCGGCCATCGCCCTGGCCGGGTTGAAGGAATTGTGGGTGCTGCTGCATGCCGACATGGGTGGCCAGGCCTGGGGGCATTTGCTGTTCGGGCTGGTGGTGGCCAGCGTGTCGGCGTTCTTTGCCATCTGGGGGTTGATGAAGTTTCTGGAAAGGTTCTCTACCTGGCCATTCATCCTTTACCGCGCGGTGCTGGGGGTGTTGCTGATCGTGGCGGTGAGCCGCGGGTGGCTGGCGGGGTAACCGAACCCGCGGTGCAATTCCCCCCAATAGTGGGGGGATTGCGTCACTGAACGGAATCGACGAACGCCGCTATCAGGCGGTTGACCTGCTCCGCCGCTTCCATCTGCACCATGTGGGCTTGCCCGGCCAGCACTTCGACCCGGGCCTTGAGCCCTTCGCCGTGAGCCGCGGGAATGATCGCGTCGTCACTGCCCCAGATCACCAGCGCCGGCTGCCCACCCTCCTGCACCACCGCGCGCAAGTCGTGTTGCTGGCGGCCGTCGGTGAACAAGGTGCTGGCCAGGGTGCGCAAGGCGTGCTCCACCCCCTCCAGGCGTTTGTATTTGAGCATGTCCTCGAGCATCTGCCGGTTCACCAGTTCGGGGTTGGAGAACAACTGCACCAGGTGCGGCTTGAGGGCGTTGCGCTGGTTAGCCTCGACGAAGCCTTGCAGGTAGGCACCATTGATCTCGCTGCCCAGCCCCGCGCTGGCGATCAGGGTCAGGGAGCGTACGCGCTGCGGTGCCAGGCGAGCGATGTTGAGCGACACCGCGCCGCCCATGGAATGCCCGGTGAGGTGGGCGGCGGGAACGTCCAGATGGTCGAGCAAGGCCAGCACCGCTTGGCTCAACTCGTCCAGGTCACCGCGTTGCAGCTGCTTGCCGGATTCGCCGTGGCCCGGCAGGTCCAGGGCAATCACCCGGCGGCCGGCAGCAAGGGCCTCATGGTTGAACAGCCAATTGTTGAGGTCGCCGCCGAAACCATGGATCAGCACCAGCGGCACCCCGCCTTCGCCACGCTCGAAGTAACGGATCACCCGCCCCTCGAGTTCGACCTTGCGCGGGGCCGGGCCGCTGTCTTCATCGCCGCCCGTACCGGGCACGAAGCTGGCCTGGAACTGTTCTATGACCGCGTCGATCTCGGCGTCGCTGGCCTCGCCCTCCACGACGATGCCCAGCAACGCGCCCACCGCCAGGGTCTCGTCCTGGCGGGCGATCTGCCGGCGCAGCACACCGGTGAAGGGCGCCTCGACGCTGCTGGAGATCTTGTCGGTCTCCACGTCCAGGACTTCATCGCCCTTGTTGATGGCTTGGCCCTCTTCCCTGAGCCAGGCGTCTACCCGGCCCTCGGTCATGGACAGGCCCCACTTGGGCATGGTCAGGGTATGGATCTGGGTCATCAGTGCTTGCTCCACTCGATCAGTTTCAGCACAGCGGTTTCGATCTTCGCCGCGTCGGGGATGTACAGGTCTTCCAGGGCATCGGAGAACGGCACCGGGGTGTGCGGCGCGGTGACCATTTCGATTGGCGCCTTGAGCGCGCCGAAGGCTTTCTGCGCCACCAGTGCTGCGATATCGGTAGCCAGCGAGCAGCGCGGGTTGGCTTCATCGATGACCACCAGGCGCCCGGTTTTTTCCGCACTTTCCAGGATGCTGTCCTCATCCAGCGGGCTGGTGGTGCGCAGGTCGATCACCTCGCAGTCGATGCCCCGCCCGGCCAGGCTGCGGGCGGCGTCCAGGGCGGTATTGACCGTGCGGCCGTAGGACACCAGGGTCACGTCCTTGCCATCGCGCAGAAAGTTGGCTTCGCCGAAGGGGATGGTGTAGAGCTC
It encodes the following:
- a CDS encoding LacI family DNA-binding transcriptional regulator: MNKNKRPTIATVAAQAGLSVATVDRVLNARAPVNAETAERVFHAAEAVGYFAARLIGQRIHERKPAYRFGVLLLGTAQAFYGQLQRAIEDAARRYGAANLNCQFDHVTDRSPAAIIGQIERLAVQCDALAVVSFSDPRINACIEQMRAAGVPIVALLSDVDEQGRTPYVGLDNRQVGRTMGWLLANLCGTRRGSVGVLLGGYRFLCHQVRVQALYDYLAAEAPGLTLLDPLINLDNDQLTEEATLDLLARYPDLCGLCVAGGGGDGVISALRQRPGQRGLCSIVQESTPLSRQAMADGVLSLVIDSQPQPIAQALIDVLVGLQQAPDFDAARQRVFVPLQIITRENMGC
- a CDS encoding aromatic amino acid transaminase — translated: MLEHVRPYAGDPILSLMEAYQADPRPAKVNLSIGLYYDAQGRIPQLPSVAEAQRRWLASEQGPSLYLPMDGLADYCAQVQRLLFGEQAAVLEERRVATLQTVGGSGALKVGADFLRQWFPESQVWVSNPTWENHHALFGGAGFTVNTYPYFDAATGGVDFAALCATLATLPAHSIVLMHPCCHNPTGADLSTAQWDEVVKVLAERQLIAFLDTAYQGLGQGMEQDAYAIRAMADAGLTLVVSNSFSKIFSLYGERVGGLSVVCGDAVTAANVQGQLKATVRRNYSSPPSHGARLVAGVLGDAHLRAQWLAEVEQMRVRIQAMRTQLASLLRDEYPDGRHDYLLHQQGMFSYTGLSVEQVRSLREDAGIYLVDSGRLCLAGLNEHNVAAVASAIAQLR
- a CDS encoding YitT family protein, with protein sequence MNTAIAPPCPHSRVEDCLAMLVGTVMISFGLLLLRDGGIMTGGMAGVALLLHYALGYAFGLSYFVLNLPFYYLAVRRMGWAFTLKTFTCIALVSVFSDHLHGVISLAHIQPLYAALVGNIILGSGFLILFRHRASLGGINILALYLQQRFGWRAGWLQMGADVLILAGSLTAVAPWLLAISVVGAVVLNLIIAFNHRAGRYCA
- a CDS encoding Lrp/AsnC family transcriptional regulator produces the protein MSAIDDFDLKILTLLQANGRLTNQDLSELVGLSASQCSRRRIALEQAGLILGYHARLAPQAMNTQMVAMMDVRLVGHTLAQSSAFEAFVQGETAIIDTYKTTGDADYSLKVAVADLNELNALMGRLTNNGSTSHIKTAVVLQRIKEAGIAGS
- a CDS encoding amino acid permease encodes the protein MSQSPASSLHRGLKNRHIQLIALGGAIGTGLFLGIAQTITMAGPSAILGYAIAGIVAFMIMRQLGEMVVEEPVSGSFSHFAHRYWGPFAGFMSGWNYWVLYVLVGMAELTAVGLYVQYWWPGIPTWASAAVFFVLVNLVNLTHVKCYGEVEFWFSLIKVVAIVSMILFGGWLLATGTGGEQAAISNLWAHGGFFPHGLGGLAMAMAVIMFSFGGLELVGITAAEADDPKRSIPTATNQVIWRILLFYIGALTVLLSLYPWEKVVTGGSPFVLIFHALDSNIIASLLNAVVLTAALSVYNSCVFSNSRMLFGLARQGNAPATVLRVNRRGVPVVALGVSSVATGVCVVLNYLMPGDAFGLLMALVVSALVLNWVVISITHLKFKRHQQRQGGVSIYPSWGYPLTNYLTLAFLAGVLLVMFLTPGMRLSVYLIPVWLGLLAVAYRLRRAQPLASPVPA
- a CDS encoding undecaprenyl-diphosphate phosphatase, with the protein product MATICSSGLDTGFASLDYVQIGILGVIQGISELLPISSTAHMRIVPALLGWPDPGSAFSAAMQLAALAAVLSYFWSDVQQVVSGSVNAVQRRDFNDRWFVLAVAIVLATVPIVIAGVALAPILNACNSPLRGLLVIGGACLVMAALLAASELTCRHRRTVEQMRLRDALIVGLAQVGALIPGVSRSGSTLTAALFLNFKREEAARFSFLLGIPAIALAGLKELWVLLHADMGGQAWGHLLFGLVVASVSAFFAIWGLMKFLERFSTWPFILYRAVLGVLLIVAVSRGWLAG
- a CDS encoding acetoin dehydrogenase dihydrolipoyllysine-residue acetyltransferase subunit produces the protein MTQIHTLTMPKWGLSMTEGRVDAWLREEGQAINKGDEVLDVETDKISSSVEAPFTGVLRRQIARQDETLAVGALLGIVVEGEASDAEIDAVIEQFQASFVPGTGGDEDSGPAPRKVELEGRVIRYFERGEGGVPLVLIHGFGGDLNNWLFNHEALAAGRRVIALDLPGHGESGKQLQRGDLDELSQAVLALLDHLDVPAAHLTGHSMGGAVSLNIARLAPQRVRSLTLIASAGLGSEINGAYLQGFVEANQRNALKPHLVQLFSNPELVNRQMLEDMLKYKRLEGVEHALRTLASTLFTDGRQQHDLRAVVQEGGQPALVIWGSDDAIIPAAHGEGLKARVEVLAGQAHMVQMEAAEQVNRLIAAFVDSVQ